A window of the Lactuca sativa cultivar Salinas chromosome 7, Lsat_Salinas_v11, whole genome shotgun sequence genome harbors these coding sequences:
- the LOC111895732 gene encoding protein RADIALIS-like 1: MASSSMSSRGSGSWTTKQNKAFEKALAVFDKDTPDRWHNVAKAVPGKTAEEVERHYQLLVEDVNNIESGRVPYPIYRTSHKGA, encoded by the coding sequence ATGGCATCTAGCTCAATGTCTTCACGTGGGTCAGGTTCATGGACTACGAAGCAAAACAAGGCCTTTGAAAAAGCTCTTGCTGTGTTTGACAAGGATACTCCAGACCGATGGCACAATGTCGCAAAGGCTGTTCCTGGGAAAACGGCTGAGGAAGTCGAGAGGCATTATCAACTCCTTGTGGAAGATGTTAACAACATCGAGAGTGGTCGAGTTCCTTACCCTATTTACAGAACTAGTCATAAAGGGGCGTAA